The Bacteroides fragilis NCTC 9343 genome includes the window GTCGCCTTCTGCCTTAGGTTTGTCGAAAACCGGCAACAGTCTTGAGAAAATGATATCTCCTCCAAAATTCAGCATATATTTTGTGTAGGCACGAATTTCATAAAATCCTGAATAAAACGGGAGTTGGCCTAGTGTGAAATCTCCGTGGCATTGTCCGTTTTCTATTTTTAATGTCCGTTTGTCGATAACTTCACCACCGGGATTTAATAATTCGACATATAAAGTCTTGCTCAGGTCAGTGGCCGGATGCAGGTCGGAAGTGACCAGGAAACATTTAAACCAGATATTATCACCTTGGTAATAACTGGTATTGTCAAATTGCATGTAAACCTTCTCTTGAGGGATATATTTGGAAAAATTATCGATCAGGTAGGCGTATTGGCTTAGTTTTTGGACAATACTGTCCGTGGTTTGTGCAGATACACTCAGGCAAAACAGGTATAATAGCAAATGTACCTTTAATGTTTTAGGTGTTTTCATTTCGTATCTTGGGTTAGATGGGAGATTGGTTTTTCCGTTGTGAGTCCTGTCTTAAATAAAGTTCTTTACTCTTACATCAGGATTCGTCTTTTGCAGGGCTTTTATCAGTTCCCGGGGTGATTGGGGATCTATCATGACAAACCCGGTGGCGTGTCTGATCTTTATTTTCTGCATGCCCAAGGCATGGCGAGTATACGTAACATCGGTGATATGACTGAATGTTCGTTTTTGGCGGAAGAAGTCATTTACTATTTGTAAATCTCCGTTTTTCTTGACAATGTATTTGCAGGATGTTTGTGAAAAATAGATGGTTGCACTGGGACCTATACATGCGGTACCTATCCAGATTGCTTGTATAGTTATGAAACTGATCGCAATGCATGCTATTATACCTATGGCGAACAACCAAACTCCTAATTGGGGATTTCGCGCTTTAAATGTTTGTTCCATCTTTTTTTAGATTGTATGTGTAACTGTCTGATAAAGATAGAAAAAAATATAATGAAAGAATCTTTTTTCTATTCTTTTCTGAATTGTGGCTGCGAAAATAATTATTTAGGGCCTGTTGGATTCCGAAAGTTCCGGTGAAAAAGATAAAAGCTTCTCTAAACCACCGTGGCTGCGATCGATGAAAAATAGGCAAGGGAGATTTGAACAGGTGCGTGCTTGTAATATGCAAAATTCGGACAAGAATTTGGAATCGGAAAATTTAGATTCTGTTTTTATGCGGGAAGCTACAGTCCGGAAATAATAATTCTTTGCCGATAGATGATCTGTTCTTTCTTTTTTATCTATTTTTGCCCCTTGAGAATTTTAATTATTAATCTAACTATCATGAAACGAAAAGCGACTTTACTATTTCTCGTGACATTCGTGCTGCTGCTCGGTGCAGTCGCACAGGAAAAATTGAAAACAGTGATCGAACCCCTGCAAAATGAAAGATGGTGGGGTGGATTCGTGGCTTTAGGAAATCAAATGCCATTCAATGATCACTTGCGGATGCAAGACATGTCACGCAATAATATGAACAACCAAGTAGTGCCGTTCATGCTTTCTTCGGAGGGCAGGTATATCTGGGCCGAAAATCCGTTTTGTTTTGAAGTAAAGGATGGGCAGCTGATTATTTATTCAGACTCGGAAAAGATAGAGCCGGTGAAGGCCGGAACTACGCTGAAAGAGGCTTTGCTGGCTGCATCGGCTAAACATTTTCCACCTTCGGGAAAGATTCCGGAACCTACTTTCTTTTCTCTTCCGCAATATAATACCTGGATTGAGCTGATGTATGATCAAAATCAGGAAGACATTATGAATTATGCCCATAAAGCTGTGGAGAACGGATTTCCTCAGGGGGTGTTTATGGTAGATGATAACTGGCAGAGATATTATGGTAACTTTGACTTCAAAACCGAGAGGTTTCCGGATCCGAAAGGGATGACAGACGAGTTGCACCGGATGGGATTCAAGGTGATGTTGTGGGTGGCTCCCTATGTTTCGCCCGATAGTCCCGAATTCCGTGAATTGGAAGCAAAAGGATATTTGTTGAAAGATAAAAACGGGCGCACGGCCATTATTCATTGGTGGAATGGTTACAGTGCCTGTTATGATACCACAAATCCGGAGGCTATGAATTATCTGAAGGAACAGTTAAAAGCCAATCAAGAAAAATATGGTATCGACGGATTTAAGTTTGATGGTGGAGACGTAGCTTATATGACAGGAGAGTATACTTTTCATGATAAGAATGCCAATGTGAATACTTTTATGGAAAAATGGGCTGAGATAGGTTTGAGTTTTCCTTACAATGAATTGCGTGCATCTTGGAAGTTGGGTGGCCAGGCATTGGTACAGCGGCTGGGTGATAAAGATTATTCTTGGCGTGCGACTCAGTTATTGATTCCCGATATGACTGCTGCCGGATTGTTGGGGCATTATTATACTTGTCCCGATATGGTAGGCGGAGGACAATTCGGAGCTTTTCTGAATGTGAAGAAATTTGATGAAGAACTTATTGTACGTTCGTGCCAGGTGCATGCCCTGATGCCAATGATGCAATTCTCGGTAGCTCCTTGGCGTATTCTCAGTAAAGAGAATGTGGCTATTTGTGCGAAGTATGCCCATCTTCACCAGCAAATGGGAGATTATATTTTGGAGTTGGCAAAACATGCGTCAAAGACCGGTGAACCCATTGTTCGCCACATGGAATATCAGTATCCTCACCAGGGATTCATCGATTGCAAAGACCAGTTTATGCTGGGGGATAAATATCTGGTAGCTCCGATGCTGACATCCGGAACAAGCCGTACCGTAATGTTGCCAAAGGGTAGATGGAAAGATGATCGGGGCAAGGTGTTTAAAGGGCCGCGGACAATGACAATAGATGTTCCCCTTGAACGTTTGCCATATTTTGAGAAACTGACGAAATAATTTCTGGGCCGATAAAACAAGAAAAGCCACACTGTCAATATGTACAGCGTGGCTTTTGTTTTTGTAAGTTTAAGCTAATTCGGCGTTACTTTACACGGATAATGTTGTAATTCAGATCGCTTTCCGATACTTCCAGGCTGTCATCAGCCAGTGTCAGGGTAGTATCATTGGCAATTACGAAATAAACAGGTTCACTTCCGTCACTCGGATTCAGTTTGATGGCCGTTTTCTTTTTATCTTTGACGGTTTTCTCCACTTTTACCGGCTTTCCTTTAGAAGTAAAAGTCTTGTCTTTGCCTTTACCTTCAGCATCCAGATAAGTGACGTCCAGTGTATACGTTGTATCGGTTGCGTTCGCCAGTGTGTTCAAAGTTAACACGTAACGGATACCCGGACCGTCAGCAGCAGGAAGCACACCTTCATATACCTGGGTT containing:
- a CDS encoding copper resistance protein NlpE N-terminal domain-containing protein — translated: MKKVIMLAAVVAALVSCQSKGTKAEEAVADSLAVAMEPTMEETQVYEGVLPAADGPGIRYVLTLNTLANATDTTYTLDVTYLDAEGKGKDKTFTSKGKPVKVEKTVKDKKKTAIKLNPSDGSEPVYFVIANDTTLTLADDSLEVSESDLNYNIIRVK
- a CDS encoding PH domain-containing protein, which encodes MEQTFKARNPQLGVWLFAIGIIACIAISFITIQAIWIGTACIGPSATIYFSQTSCKYIVKKNGDLQIVNDFFRQKRTFSHITDVTYTRHALGMQKIKIRHATGFVMIDPQSPRELIKALQKTNPDVRVKNFI
- a CDS encoding glycoside hydrolase family 31 protein; protein product: MICSFFFIYFCPLRILIINLTIMKRKATLLFLVTFVLLLGAVAQEKLKTVIEPLQNERWWGGFVALGNQMPFNDHLRMQDMSRNNMNNQVVPFMLSSEGRYIWAENPFCFEVKDGQLIIYSDSEKIEPVKAGTTLKEALLAASAKHFPPSGKIPEPTFFSLPQYNTWIELMYDQNQEDIMNYAHKAVENGFPQGVFMVDDNWQRYYGNFDFKTERFPDPKGMTDELHRMGFKVMLWVAPYVSPDSPEFRELEAKGYLLKDKNGRTAIIHWWNGYSACYDTTNPEAMNYLKEQLKANQEKYGIDGFKFDGGDVAYMTGEYTFHDKNANVNTFMEKWAEIGLSFPYNELRASWKLGGQALVQRLGDKDYSWRATQLLIPDMTAAGLLGHYYTCPDMVGGGQFGAFLNVKKFDEELIVRSCQVHALMPMMQFSVAPWRILSKENVAICAKYAHLHQQMGDYILELAKHASKTGEPIVRHMEYQYPHQGFIDCKDQFMLGDKYLVAPMLTSGTSRTVMLPKGRWKDDRGKVFKGPRTMTIDVPLERLPYFEKLTK